From Pseudonocardia autotrophica, one genomic window encodes:
- a CDS encoding TetR/AcrR family transcriptional regulator — translation MSSAVRRARRPSGGRDQLLETAVGEFITRGYDATSMEDLSRAAGITKSSFYHHFTGKEALLRAALERAVDGLFGVLSLPVAQTGGPAQRLRAIVSEQVRVLMRELPYVTLLLRVRGNTETERWALERRRAFDAAVTGLVREAVEAGEVRADVDPALAARLLSGLVNSIVEWYRPGRPGSATLPDDVVNAAFTGIVPAPTDRA, via the coding sequence ATGAGCTCGGCGGTCCGGCGGGCCCGACGTCCCAGCGGCGGGCGCGACCAGCTGCTGGAGACCGCGGTCGGCGAGTTCATCACCCGCGGCTACGACGCGACCTCGATGGAGGATCTGTCGCGGGCCGCCGGGATCACGAAGTCGTCGTTCTACCACCACTTCACCGGCAAGGAGGCGCTGCTGCGGGCCGCGCTGGAACGCGCGGTCGACGGCCTGTTCGGGGTGCTGTCGCTGCCCGTCGCGCAGACCGGCGGCCCCGCCCAGCGGTTGCGCGCGATCGTCTCCGAGCAGGTCCGGGTGCTGATGCGCGAGCTGCCCTACGTGACGCTGCTGCTGCGGGTGCGGGGGAACACCGAGACCGAGCGATGGGCGCTGGAACGACGACGCGCCTTCGACGCCGCGGTCACCGGGCTGGTCCGTGAGGCCGTCGAGGCGGGCGAGGTCCGCGCCGACGTCGATCCGGCGCTGGCCGCGCGGCTGCTGTCCGGCCTGGTCAACTCGATCGTCGAGTGGTATCGCCCGGGACGGCCCGGTAGCGCCACCCTGCCCGACGACGTCGTGAACGCCGCCTTCACCGGGATCGTCCCGGCGCCGACCGACCGGGCCTGA
- a CDS encoding IclR family transcriptional regulator — protein sequence MTSPDRATAPHRGRPTGHTGSVVARALGVLEAFGPDRPALTLSELARHAGIPLSTAHRLVGDLTGWGALERDETGRYRIGLRMWELGALAPRGQALRETALPFLEDLSHVTRENVQLAVREGTELVFVERLAGSGAVPVHTRVGGRFGLTATGVGLVLLAHAPPELQEEVLAGHVERYTPFTVTDPARLRRILADVRRDGYSVSDRQVTDDALSVGAPVQDAHGRVVAAVSLVVRRGTAAPRALAPLVRTSARGIGRALTD from the coding sequence GTGACCTCGCCGGACCGGGCCACTGCGCCGCACCGCGGGCGCCCGACCGGCCACACCGGCTCGGTCGTCGCCCGGGCGCTCGGCGTGCTCGAGGCGTTCGGCCCCGACCGGCCGGCCCTGACCCTGAGCGAGCTGGCCCGGCACGCCGGGATCCCGCTGTCCACCGCGCACCGGCTGGTCGGCGACCTCACCGGCTGGGGCGCCCTGGAGCGGGACGAGACCGGCCGCTACCGGATCGGGCTGCGGATGTGGGAGCTCGGCGCGCTCGCCCCGCGGGGGCAGGCACTGCGGGAGACCGCGCTGCCGTTCCTGGAGGACCTCTCGCACGTCACCCGGGAGAACGTGCAGCTCGCCGTCCGGGAGGGCACCGAGCTGGTCTTCGTCGAGCGGCTCGCCGGATCCGGTGCGGTGCCGGTACACACCCGGGTCGGCGGCCGGTTCGGGCTCACCGCGACCGGCGTCGGGCTGGTGCTGCTCGCGCACGCACCCCCCGAGCTGCAGGAGGAGGTCCTCGCCGGGCACGTCGAGCGCTACACCCCGTTCACGGTGACCGACCCGGCCCGGCTGCGGCGGATACTCGCCGACGTCCGCCGGGACGGGTACTCGGTCAGCGATCGCCAGGTCACCGACGACGCACTGTCCGTAGGGGCCCCGGTGCAGGACGCGCACGGCCGGGTCGTCGCCGCCGTCTCGCTGGTCGTCCGGCGCGGCACCGCAGCCCCGCGGGCACTCGCACCGCTGGTACGGACCAGCGCCCGCGGGATCGGCCGGGCACTCACCGACTGA
- a CDS encoding aromatic ring-hydroxylating dioxygenase subunit alpha, whose product MSTIPRDQWYVAAYTAEIGRELFSRTICGDPILFWRTEAGEVTAHADRCVHRRFPLSQAPSRLVGDTVVCGYHGFTYDAGGRCVAVPGQTRVPRTARLAQYPVVEQDSLVWVWIGDPELADPGRIPRASYLDAPGWTTVRGMEPLAARYSLLVDNLLDLSHETYLHGGYIGTPEVAQTPISTEVDDDAGIVYVSRHMADAECPPFYERSTGLSGRISRWQDIEYTPPCLYKLHSRIAPVGSVPNPDGSDPDAFHVEVVYAITPETEHSTHDFWLVARDFALDDEGVSAFLAEQNRTVVLQDVEALDVLEQVIATEPAGYQELSVNIDTGGLAARRMLTRMAGGAVPAVPAR is encoded by the coding sequence GTGAGCACCATTCCCCGCGACCAGTGGTATGTCGCCGCCTACACCGCCGAGATCGGCCGCGAGCTGTTCTCCCGCACCATCTGCGGTGACCCGATCCTGTTCTGGCGCACCGAGGCCGGCGAGGTCACCGCGCACGCCGACCGATGCGTGCACCGCCGGTTCCCGCTGTCCCAGGCCCCCAGCCGACTGGTCGGCGACACCGTCGTCTGCGGCTACCACGGTTTCACCTACGACGCCGGCGGCCGCTGCGTCGCCGTCCCCGGCCAGACCCGGGTGCCGCGCACCGCGCGGCTCGCGCAGTACCCGGTCGTCGAGCAGGACTCTCTGGTATGGGTCTGGATCGGCGATCCGGAACTGGCCGACCCTGGCCGGATCCCGCGCGCGTCCTATCTGGATGCACCGGGCTGGACGACGGTGCGCGGCATGGAGCCGCTGGCCGCCCGCTACTCGCTGCTGGTGGACAACCTGCTCGACCTCTCGCACGAGACGTATCTGCACGGCGGCTACATCGGCACCCCCGAGGTCGCCCAGACCCCGATCAGCACCGAGGTCGACGACGACGCCGGGATCGTCTACGTCTCCCGGCACATGGCCGACGCCGAGTGCCCGCCGTTCTACGAGCGTTCCACCGGATTGTCCGGCCGGATCTCCCGGTGGCAGGACATCGAGTACACCCCGCCGTGCCTGTACAAGCTGCACTCCCGGATCGCGCCGGTCGGCTCGGTCCCGAACCCGGACGGCAGCGATCCGGACGCGTTCCACGTCGAGGTCGTCTACGCGATCACCCCGGAGACCGAGCACTCCACGCACGACTTCTGGCTAGTCGCCCGCGACTTCGCGCTGGACGACGAGGGGGTGTCGGCGTTCCTCGCCGAGCAGAACCGCACCGTGGTGCTGCAGGACGTGGAGGCGCTCGACGTACTGGAGCAGGTGATCGCGACCGAGCCCGCCGGCTACCAGGAGCTGTCGGTCAACATCGACACCGGCGGCCTCGCCGCGCGCCGGATGCTCACCAGGATGGCCGGCGGCGCCGTGCCGGCGGTCCCCGCCCGATGA
- a CDS encoding PDR/VanB family oxidoreductase, translating into MTDLDLVVADKQTAADGVALLTLRRADGGELPAWEPGAHVDLVLGADLVRQYSLCGDPADRSGWQVAVLREQSGRGGSAHVHDVLAVGDTVAARGPRNHFPLLPSASYVFVAGGIGITPILPMLAAAQAAGADWRLVYGGRTRGSMAFTELAERYPGRVEIRPQDETGLLDLAGIIGAAADRPVYCCGPEGLLGAVEKECAERGLAVHLERFTPKDGVLDGPRDAFEVELAGTGEVITVPADRSVLDVLEDAGVEVLSSCQEGTCGTCETGVLAGVPEHRDSLLTDEEQEAGDTMMICVSRSRSPRLVLDL; encoded by the coding sequence ATGACCGATCTCGATCTGGTGGTGGCGGACAAGCAGACCGCCGCCGACGGCGTCGCGCTGCTGACGCTGCGCCGGGCCGACGGCGGTGAGCTGCCGGCCTGGGAGCCCGGCGCGCACGTCGATCTGGTGCTGGGCGCCGACCTGGTCCGGCAGTACTCGCTGTGCGGCGACCCGGCCGACCGTTCCGGCTGGCAGGTCGCGGTGCTGCGTGAGCAGAGCGGACGCGGCGGCTCCGCACACGTGCACGACGTGCTCGCCGTCGGGGACACCGTCGCGGCCCGCGGGCCGCGCAACCACTTCCCGCTGCTGCCGTCGGCGTCCTACGTGTTCGTCGCCGGGGGCATCGGGATCACCCCGATCCTCCCGATGCTCGCCGCCGCCCAGGCGGCCGGTGCGGACTGGCGGCTCGTCTACGGCGGCCGGACCCGCGGGTCGATGGCGTTCACCGAGCTCGCCGAGCGCTACCCGGGCCGGGTGGAGATCCGGCCCCAGGACGAGACCGGACTGCTCGACCTGGCCGGGATCATCGGTGCCGCCGCGGACCGGCCGGTCTACTGCTGCGGCCCGGAGGGCCTGCTCGGCGCCGTCGAGAAGGAGTGCGCGGAGCGCGGCCTGGCCGTGCACCTGGAGCGGTTCACACCGAAGGACGGGGTGCTGGACGGCCCGCGGGACGCGTTCGAGGTGGAGCTCGCCGGCACCGGCGAGGTGATCACCGTCCCGGCCGACCGGTCGGTGCTCGACGTGCTGGAGGACGCGGGCGTCGAGGTGCTGTCGTCGTGCCAGGAGGGGACCTGCGGGACCTGCGAGACGGGCGTCCTGGCCGGGGTGCCCGAGCACCGTGACTCCCTGCTCACCGATGAGGAGCAGGAGGCGGGCGACACCATGATGATCTGTGTGTCACGGTCCCGGTCGCCGCGGCTGGTGCTGGACCTCTGA
- a CDS encoding phosphoribosylanthranilate isomerase, with the protein MFVKVCGLRSADDVRVALEAGADAVGFVLHPASPRYVEPEAARELVALVPEPTLSVVVVAEHTAADAARLTREIGADVLQLHGRYTAQDFAVAAAEPVRLWRATSLADGPDLHVGTYGEEVLLLDSPRAGSGETWDVESLDPRPDGHWLLAGGLTPDNVADAVRRIDPWGVDVSSGVESTRGVKDHARIAAFVAAARSVHTR; encoded by the coding sequence GTGTTCGTGAAGGTGTGCGGCCTGCGCAGCGCCGACGACGTCCGGGTCGCCCTGGAGGCGGGAGCCGACGCGGTCGGCTTCGTGCTGCATCCGGCCAGCCCCCGCTACGTCGAGCCGGAGGCGGCACGGGAGCTGGTGGCGCTGGTGCCGGAGCCGACGCTGTCGGTGGTGGTCGTCGCCGAACACACCGCCGCCGACGCCGCCCGGCTGACCCGGGAGATCGGCGCGGACGTCCTGCAGCTGCACGGCCGCTACACCGCCCAGGACTTCGCCGTCGCGGCGGCCGAGCCCGTCCGGCTGTGGCGGGCCACCTCGCTCGCCGACGGTCCCGACCTGCACGTCGGTACCTACGGCGAGGAGGTGCTGCTGCTCGACTCCCCGCGCGCCGGGTCCGGTGAGACCTGGGACGTCGAGTCCCTGGATCCCCGGCCCGACGGCCACTGGCTGCTGGCCGGCGGCCTGACCCCGGACAACGTCGCCGACGCGGTCCGCCGCATCGACCCGTGGGGCGTCGACGTCTCCAGCGGTGTCGAGTCCACCCGCGGCGTCAAGGACCACGCCCGGATCGCCGCGTTCGTGGCGGCGGCCCGTTCGGTACACACCCGATGA
- a CDS encoding CaiB/BaiF CoA transferase family protein codes for MSLSLDGIVVVSCEQAVAAPMATRQLADLGARVIKIERPGSGDFARGYDETVRGMSSHFVWLNRSKESVALDLKDPDDHATVLRLLERADVFVQNFAPGAADRLGLGAAALRERFGRLITCSISGYGSSGPYRDAKAYDLLIQSEAGLVSITGTPEAPAKSGIPAADIGAGMYAFSGILAALYERERTGEGTDLEVSLFDSLVEWMGYPLYYAGYGGTPPQRTGTSHAAIAPYGTFTAGDGTDVVLSIQNEREWVTFCEVVLRRPEIATDPRFDTGHRRVEHRPELHAQIDAVFGTLDGTELTGRLADARIAHARQRELPDVLDHPQLTARDRWTEVDSPAGPVRAVLPPITFTGRSARMGPVPAIGEHTDAVLAWLDERS; via the coding sequence GTGAGCCTTTCGTTGGACGGGATCGTGGTCGTCTCCTGCGAGCAGGCCGTCGCGGCGCCGATGGCCACCCGGCAGCTCGCCGACCTGGGCGCGCGGGTGATCAAGATCGAGCGGCCGGGCAGCGGCGACTTCGCCCGCGGCTACGACGAGACCGTCCGGGGCATGTCCAGCCACTTCGTCTGGCTGAACCGGTCCAAGGAGTCGGTCGCGCTGGACCTCAAGGACCCGGACGACCACGCGACGGTGCTGCGGCTACTGGAGCGGGCCGACGTCTTCGTGCAGAACTTCGCACCCGGCGCGGCGGACCGGCTCGGACTCGGGGCGGCCGCGCTGCGGGAGCGCTTCGGCCGGCTGATCACCTGCTCGATCTCCGGATACGGATCCAGCGGGCCGTACCGGGACGCGAAGGCCTACGACCTGCTGATCCAGTCCGAGGCCGGGCTGGTGTCGATCACCGGGACGCCGGAGGCACCGGCCAAGAGCGGGATACCGGCGGCCGACATCGGCGCCGGGATGTACGCGTTCTCCGGCATCCTGGCCGCGCTCTACGAGCGGGAGCGCACCGGCGAGGGCACCGATCTCGAGGTGAGCCTGTTCGACTCGCTCGTCGAGTGGATGGGCTATCCGCTCTACTACGCCGGCTACGGCGGCACCCCGCCGCAGCGGACCGGTACCAGCCACGCCGCCATCGCGCCGTACGGGACGTTCACCGCGGGCGACGGCACCGACGTGGTGCTGTCGATCCAGAACGAGCGGGAATGGGTGACCTTCTGCGAGGTCGTGCTGCGCCGCCCGGAGATCGCCACCGATCCGCGCTTCGACACCGGGCACCGGCGGGTGGAGCACCGGCCGGAGCTGCACGCCCAGATCGACGCCGTGTTCGGCACGCTCGACGGCACCGAGCTCACCGGCAGGCTGGCCGACGCCCGGATCGCGCACGCCCGGCAGCGCGAACTGCCCGATGTGCTGGACCATCCGCAGCTCACCGCCCGGGACCGCTGGACGGAGGTGGACAGCCCGGCCGGACCGGTGCGCGCGGTGCTGCCGCCGATCACGTTCACCGGGCGGAGCGCCCGGATGGGTCCGGTCCCCGCCATCGGCGAGCACACCGACGCCGTCCTCGCCTGGCTCGACGAGCGGTCGTGA
- a CDS encoding metal-sensitive transcriptional regulator: protein MHGYADNKDAHVKRMRRIEGQVRGISKMIESDKYCIDVLTQVSAVNKALEAVALGLLDEHLKHCVADAVAEGGQLADEKIEEASAAIARLVRS, encoded by the coding sequence ATGCACGGTTACGCCGACAACAAGGACGCGCACGTCAAGCGCATGCGCCGGATCGAGGGCCAGGTCCGGGGGATCAGCAAGATGATCGAATCGGACAAGTACTGCATCGACGTCCTGACCCAGGTCTCGGCCGTCAACAAGGCACTGGAGGCCGTCGCGCTCGGCCTGCTCGACGAACATCTCAAGCACTGCGTCGCCGACGCGGTCGCCGAGGGCGGCCAGCTCGCCGACGAGAAGATCGAGGAGGCCAGCGCCGCCATCGCGCGCCTGGTCCGTTCCTGA
- a CDS encoding heavy-metal-associated domain-containing protein, with product MSTATYTVTGMTCQHCVSSVTEEIGEISGVTDVSVDLPTGAVTVTSDADISADAVREAVREAGYEVTAGA from the coding sequence ATGAGCACCGCCACCTACACCGTCACCGGTATGACCTGCCAGCACTGTGTCAGCTCGGTCACCGAGGAGATCGGTGAGATCTCCGGCGTCACCGACGTCTCCGTCGACCTACCGACCGGCGCCGTCACCGTGACCAGCGACGCCGACATCTCGGCCGACGCCGTCCGTGAGGCCGTCCGCGAGGCCGGCTACGAGGTCACCGCCGGGGCCTGA
- a CDS encoding heavy metal translocating P-type ATPase has protein sequence MTATLPGADTPVHEIELAIGGMTCASCANRVERKLNKLDGVTATVNYATEKAKVTAADGIGTDQLVSTVQAAGYSATPVHAPQDDDSTGDSPDDEGEDTEALRELRHRLVVSALLSLPVVVLAMAPPLQFVNWQWLSLVLAAPVWAWAGAPFHRAAWTNLRHGAATMDTLISLGTTAAMAWSVYALFFGTAGIPGMVHPFELSISRTDGAGNIYLEVVAGVTTFLLAGRWFEMRSKRRAGAALRALLHLGAKDVLVLRDGAEVLIPVSQLAVGDRFVVKPGEKIATDGRVVEGRSAVDASMLTGESVPVEATVGDAVVGATVNAGGRLVVEATRVGSDTQLAQMARLVEDAQNGKAAVQRLADRISGVFVPIVIVIAAVTLGFWLGAGAGTSAAFTAAVAVLIIACPCALGLATPTALLVGTGRGAQMGILIKGPEVLESTRRVDTVVLDKTGTVTTGAMSLTGVHTADGADEEAQTTALRLAGALERASEHPIAAAIVAGAVDRAGELPEVSDFTNHEGLGVQGVVDGHAVLVGRPRLLEQWSMPLTGALAEAVETETAQGRTAVAVAWDGEPRAVLVVADTIKPTSAEAIAEFRRLGLVPVLLTGDNHAVAGSVAAEVGIDPEVVVADVMPEEKLAVIERLQAGGKVVAMVGDGVNDAAALAKADLGLAMGTGTDVAIEASDITLVRGDLRAAADAVRLSRRTLGTIKGNLFWAFAYNTAAIPLAAMGLLNPMIAGAAMAFSSACVVANSLRLRRFRAHAV, from the coding sequence ATGACCGCGACGCTGCCCGGGGCCGACACCCCGGTGCACGAGATCGAGCTCGCGATCGGCGGCATGACCTGCGCGTCCTGCGCGAACCGGGTCGAGCGCAAGCTCAACAAGCTCGACGGCGTGACCGCCACGGTCAACTACGCCACCGAGAAGGCCAAGGTCACCGCAGCCGACGGGATCGGCACCGACCAGCTGGTCTCGACCGTGCAGGCCGCCGGATACAGCGCGACCCCGGTCCACGCACCGCAGGACGACGACTCCACCGGCGACAGCCCGGACGACGAGGGCGAGGACACCGAGGCGCTGCGCGAGCTGCGGCACCGGCTCGTGGTGTCGGCGCTGCTCTCGCTGCCGGTCGTGGTGCTGGCGATGGCACCACCGTTGCAGTTCGTGAACTGGCAGTGGCTGTCGCTCGTGCTGGCCGCGCCGGTGTGGGCGTGGGCCGGTGCCCCGTTCCACCGGGCCGCCTGGACGAACCTGCGGCACGGCGCCGCCACCATGGACACCCTGATCTCGCTCGGGACGACGGCCGCGATGGCCTGGTCGGTCTATGCGCTGTTCTTCGGGACCGCCGGGATCCCCGGCATGGTGCACCCGTTCGAGCTGTCGATCTCGCGCACCGACGGCGCCGGGAACATCTACCTGGAGGTCGTCGCAGGGGTCACCACGTTCCTGCTGGCCGGGCGCTGGTTCGAGATGCGATCCAAGCGCCGCGCCGGGGCAGCGCTGCGGGCGCTGCTGCACCTCGGCGCGAAGGACGTGCTGGTGCTGCGGGACGGCGCCGAGGTGCTCATCCCGGTCTCGCAGCTCGCCGTCGGCGACCGGTTCGTCGTCAAGCCGGGCGAGAAGATCGCCACCGACGGCCGGGTCGTCGAGGGCCGCTCCGCGGTGGACGCCTCGATGCTCACCGGCGAGTCGGTGCCGGTCGAGGCGACCGTCGGCGACGCCGTGGTCGGCGCGACCGTCAACGCGGGCGGCCGGCTCGTCGTGGAGGCCACCCGGGTCGGGTCGGACACCCAGCTCGCCCAGATGGCGCGGCTGGTGGAGGACGCGCAGAACGGCAAGGCCGCCGTGCAGCGACTGGCCGACCGGATCTCCGGGGTGTTCGTCCCGATCGTGATCGTGATCGCCGCGGTCACCCTCGGGTTCTGGCTCGGCGCCGGGGCGGGCACCTCGGCGGCCTTCACCGCTGCCGTCGCCGTCCTGATCATCGCCTGTCCCTGCGCGCTCGGGCTCGCGACGCCGACCGCGCTGCTGGTCGGCACCGGCCGCGGCGCCCAGATGGGCATCCTGATCAAGGGGCCGGAGGTGCTGGAGTCGACCCGCCGGGTCGACACCGTCGTGCTCGACAAGACCGGCACCGTCACCACCGGGGCGATGTCGCTGACCGGCGTGCACACCGCGGACGGCGCGGACGAGGAGGCCCAGACCACCGCATTGCGCCTGGCCGGTGCCCTGGAGCGGGCCTCCGAGCACCCGATCGCCGCCGCGATCGTCGCGGGCGCCGTCGACCGTGCCGGTGAGCTGCCCGAGGTCAGCGACTTCACCAACCACGAGGGACTCGGCGTGCAGGGCGTGGTCGACGGGCACGCGGTGCTCGTCGGCAGGCCCCGGCTGCTGGAGCAGTGGTCGATGCCGCTGACCGGCGCGCTGGCCGAGGCCGTCGAGACCGAGACCGCCCAGGGCCGGACCGCGGTCGCCGTCGCCTGGGACGGGGAGCCCCGCGCGGTCCTCGTCGTCGCCGACACGATCAAGCCGACCTCCGCCGAGGCGATCGCCGAGTTCCGCAGGCTGGGCCTGGTGCCGGTGCTGCTGACCGGCGACAACCACGCCGTCGCCGGGTCCGTCGCGGCCGAGGTGGGGATCGATCCGGAGGTGGTGGTCGCCGACGTCATGCCGGAGGAGAAGCTGGCCGTCATCGAGCGGCTGCAGGCCGGCGGCAAGGTCGTCGCGATGGTCGGCGACGGCGTCAACGACGCCGCCGCGCTCGCCAAGGCCGACCTGGGCCTGGCCATGGGCACCGGCACCGACGTGGCGATCGAGGCCTCCGACATCACCCTGGTGCGCGGCGACCTGCGGGCCGCCGCGGACGCGGTGCGGCTGTCCCGGCGGACCCTGGGCACGATCAAGGGCAACCTGTTCTGGGCGTTCGCCTACAACACCGCCGCGATCCCGCTGGCCGCGATGGGCCTGCTGAACCCGATGATCGCCGGTGCGGCGATGGCGTTCAGCTCGGCCTGCGTGGTCGCGAA